Below is a genomic region from Miscanthus floridulus cultivar M001 chromosome 1, ASM1932011v1, whole genome shotgun sequence.
gctaacgacatgagaagtggcggcgatgtagatcaatagggtttcgtCTGGTCGAGGCGCCGTCATGATCTGAGGCTtcattaaaaacaacttgagttgctcaaaAGCCATATCAGCTTCCTCCAACCAGGAGAAGCGCTCaaaggccttgagtagtttgaagaacggtagtcccttttcgctgaggcatgatataaagtagctaagggcagccatgcaccctgtgagcttctgtatgtcctttaattaggttggccatttcatattggtaatggcggagaccttgttggggttgggttcgataccgcgggcgctgacgatgtagcctaggagtatgccggatggaactccaaagatacactttgaagggttcaacttctatctgtatctttttaggttggtgaaCGTTTCGAGGTCGACGATGAGACTGTTGGCAGTTTTggatttgacgaccacatcatcgatgtaagcttcaatgTTGTAGCCTAtctgttgatcaaggcacatctggatggccctttggtaggacGCCCTAGTGTTTTTTAgttcgaaggacatggtggtatagtaatatgcaccaaaaggcatgatgaaagatgttttgatctggtcgtcctctttgagggatatctggtggtagccaaagtaatagtcgaggaagaagaggagttcatagccagtggtggagtctacaacctcatctatctgaggcagactgaaggggtctttagggcagtgtttgttgagatcagtgtaatcaacacacattctccattctttattcttcttttgaataaggactgggtttgctagccactcaggatgatacacttctttaaaaAATCCAGCTACtaggagccgttttatttctaccctaatagcctcctctAGCGTGAATCGTcagagcttctgcttgattggcttAGCGGTTGACAAGAatttaaggagtgcttgatcttctcccaagGTAATCctagcatgtctataggtttccaagcaaacacatcgatgttagcatgtaggaaggagatgagcacgctttcctatttggggtcgagatgagcCCTAATCTTGacggtcttggtggggtcatcgaggttgaggctgacctccttcatttccttagacttggcggaggcacaaggAGGCTCCAGCGCTAGGATCTTTAGGTCATCGGTAGGCACcatcttggcatcggtgaccatgctggccatctgaatggagaggtcagtggctttgatgagggagagactctctgtttcacaggcgtaggtgatggagatgttagcccatagggccagaactcctacatgtgaaggcatcttcaatacCAGATAGTCATAGTgtagtatggccatgaacttggccagagctggctgaccaagtatggcatggtaggtggtgttgaagtcagcgacgtagaagttgatgtgctcgacgagGAAGTTGCTAGCCATGTTGAATGGTaccaggagggtgatctctctCAGTGGTTGTGATGCCCTGCTAGGTatcacaccccagaaggaggagtcagagggagtAAGGTCTTCTACTCTAAGGCCTAGCTCCTTTtgggctccagcgaagaggaggtTTAGGGCACTTCTACCATTGATGAGTACTTTCCTAAAGAGTACTGTTTTGATGGTCACGTCGagaacgagggggaaatgccctatgtaagggatgtccgcccactggtcagccctactgaaggtgatggggacattagaccaagggcgatagctggggttggcgatagTGTCTTCTATGTTGACGGTGAGCACCCGGTGGGCTATGAGCTtttgatctcttctgctctcgatggcgacgaggcccccaaagatagtggcgaccactttgtcatgatcctagaaggcgttgttgttgtccctaggtggtcggcgacctctagCTCCATCATTGTTGTTGTCATCCTTCTTTTTGGTCTAGAACTCATTAGCGAAGCcaaggtagtccttcatcttgtgcttgttgttcttgTGGAGAGGCATGGGCCTTCAAGGATTTTCTTGTACTTCTCATCATAGTTATGTTTGGCATGAGGTTCATCAACGGTGG
It encodes:
- the LOC136457304 gene encoding uncharacterized protein, whose translation is MASNFLVEHINFYVADFNTTYHAILGQPALAKFMAILHYDYLVLKMPSHVGVLALWANISITYACETESLSLIKATDLSIQMASMVTDAKMVPTDDLKILALEPPCASAKSKEMKEVSLNLDDPTKTVKIRAHLDPK